The DNA sequence CGCGATCGGGCGCGGCGCGACGCCCAGCTGCTCCTCGATCGCGCGGTAGTCGGCGACGTGGTCGTCGAAGGAGTCCCACTGCATGTCACCGAGTTCGTGCCAGACGATCACGTCGGGCAGTGTGCCGGTGTCGCGGGCGTGCCGCATGAATTCGAGCATCCGCTCATGCTCGTAGTGCGCCCAGCTCGGGCCGACGATGGGGGTGGTGTCGTCCAGCGACCGCACGAGGCGGAAAGTGCGGGTCCAGCCGTCCAGGAAGGAGCCGGCGGCCTCGGTGTCCCAGGTCCAGCCGGGCTCGTTCCACAGCTCGTAGCCGCGGATGTTGGTCGTCCCGGTCGCGGCCAGTCTCTCGTGGACGATCCCGGTGACCTTCTGCTCCCAGTCGTTCCAGCCCTGCCACTGATAGGGGAAGTCGGGATAGATGTCCGGGAGCCGGATGAACTGCTGGGCGCCGGCCCGCGTGATGTTCGGGCCGGCCTCAAGGGCGCCGCAGCACGGTTCGGTGGCGCCGTTGGGCAGGTGGGTGGTTCCGGGCGGAGGCTGGGTGAAGCTCGTCGGATTCAGCGGCAGCAGCATGCCGGTACTCGGCTGCGTGTCGGACGCGACGCCGTAGAGGCCGCCCGAGGCGACCTGCGTTGCGGGGCGCACGACCTCGCCGACGTCCACGGTCAGGGTCAGGCCGGCGGCGGAAGCCGGACCGGCGGGGGCGACCATGACGGTGCCCGCGGCAAGAGTGAGGAGGGATAGGCGCGTCAACGCTCGGTGTGCGGTGCGACGCATGGGGTGACTCCTTGTCGGACGTGTCGCATATGTGTGACTCCCCGTATGCAGAACCCCGTATAGGCGGCGAACCGGTTCGACGCCCTTTTCGCTCGCAGACGCTAGTTTCGAACGGTGTTCGCCACAAGACCCCTATCGCAACAAAGCTTTGATCTGCGGTTATTAGTTGACACCGGGTTTACACCCGAGAAACGTCGGGCTATGGTTCGAACCGGTTCGCACGGAACAAGGGAGACAAGTCATGGTCACCATCGGGGACGTCGCCCGCGTCGCAGGCGTGGCGCGCTCGACCGCCTCCTACGCCCTCAGCGGCAGGCGTGCCGTCTCCGACGAGGTGCGCGAGCGGGTCCGCCAGGCGGCGTCCGAGCTGGGCTACGCCCCCAACGCCGGAGCCCGGGCTTTGGCCACCTCCCAGACCAGGGTGATCGGCCTATTGGCCCAGTTCCTGCCCGACGAATTCGCGCCGGCGATGCTGCAGTACATCCAGGGCGTCGCCAACACCGCTCGCGACGCCGGATACGACATCCTGCTCAGCTCGGACCCGGACGGGCCCACGGCCCTCAAGCGGATCACCGACTCGCGCATGGTCGACGGCGTCGTCCTGCTCAACGTCGCCGATCAGGACGACCGCCTGCCGGTGCTGCGGGCCGCAGCGCAGCCCGGCGCGCTTGTGGGCCTGCCCGGCGACTGCACCGGCGTGGACGTGTTCGATCTCGACTTCGAGGAATCCGGCCGCAGCATGGTGGCCCACCTGCACGCCCGCGGACACCGTGAACTGATTCTGGTCTCGCAGCCCGAGCATGTGATCGAACGCGGCGGCGCCTACGTCTGGCGCCTCCAGAACACCGCGCTCGAGACCGCCGCCGCCCGCGACGTCACTCTGCACGCGGTCTACGGTTCCTCGGCCCAGCCCGAAATCGGGCGCGAACTGCATGCCCTCCTCGACGCCCATCCGAACGCCACCGGGCTCCTGCTCAACAACGAGGCCGCCGCGGCGGCACTGCCCACCGTCATGCACGAACGCAACCTGTCGGCGCCCGACGACCTGTCCGTCATCGGGCGCTACTCCGACGAATTCGCCCGGACATTCTCGCTGCCGTTTTCCTCGATCGAGAGCGCCCCCGACCGGCTCGGGCGCATGGCCGTGCGCCAACTCGTACGCCGGATCGAGCAGGAGACCCCCGCGGACGCCCCCCACGTAGTGCGGTTCATCTCGCCGGATCTGGTGGATCGGGGCAGCACCGCCCCGCCGCCTGCGACGTGACCGACTCCCCCGGGCCGACCGTGCCGTGCCCGGGACCATTCAGGAAGGAACCCCCCATGCTCCACAGCAGACGCACCCGTGCCACCCGCACCGTGTCGGCGAGCGTTGTCGCCGCAT is a window from the Streptomonospora litoralis genome containing:
- a CDS encoding LacI family DNA-binding transcriptional regulator encodes the protein MVTIGDVARVAGVARSTASYALSGRRAVSDEVRERVRQAASELGYAPNAGARALATSQTRVIGLLAQFLPDEFAPAMLQYIQGVANTARDAGYDILLSSDPDGPTALKRITDSRMVDGVVLLNVADQDDRLPVLRAAAQPGALVGLPGDCTGVDVFDLDFEESGRSMVAHLHARGHRELILVSQPEHVIERGGAYVWRLQNTALETAAARDVTLHAVYGSSAQPEIGRELHALLDAHPNATGLLLNNEAAAAALPTVMHERNLSAPDDLSVIGRYSDEFARTFSLPFSSIESAPDRLGRMAVRQLVRRIEQETPADAPHVVRFISPDLVDRGSTAPPPAT